The stretch of DNA TtactgctgtcaaaaaaaaaaacatttgtcTTATAGTTTAGTTAGTGTAAACCTGGTTGTAAATTTCCTCGTTATCCAAAAGAAAAGATACGCGTATGTGGTCGTTAAGTACTAAGTAGTGATTATCAATATGGTTAATTGGTTATCCTATGAGGTGAGGGAGTAATAACTATTTGTGATTTAAACTCGTTTGAAAAATGAACATTATCACTAATTTCACAATGTAACAATAATGGCCCTCCTAACTCGAGTTGTCGTAGATGGTAGGTCACTAGGTCTAGTAGTACCAACACCATCACGTGGGTGAGAATGGATATGTATACTAAACAACACAAATGTGATCACGCCATCACGTGGTCCTTATTAGAAGGTACAATGATGTGTAAACTTCAGTATTTTGGATTATTTACAACTTAGCATGTACTAGTTGCATGCAACACTATCGATTAGTGCCGTATCCTAGTAAAAAAAAAACACGTTAATAACATGTATATgttcgtaccaaaaaaaaaaaaaaaataacatgtaTATATACGTATTCGGTACTCGTCTTTGTCAACACTTTCcgtatattttatttttttccttacaaaataaaaataagtGAAATTTATTAATAGATAAATCTCCGGAGTATTCATGATACCCCCAAGTTTTTAACTGCTATTTACTCtattaaagaagtaaaataataattttatccTATTTGTTAAATCTTTTTCAAAAAGAAAagtgagacggagggagtaagaGTGTTGTTttttcacatacgcattttaGTCTTTCACATACGGTTTTTACGATTTTATCCTTGACATATTTTCTCATCTCCCTCACTCCAACCCACCTGGCCATCTGCCTACCCAGTACCCTCCCTTCGACTTGCTCTCCCTGTTCAGGCGATTCTGCTCCGGCCTACTCATTTAAGCGATGTAAAATTAAATTATACTCCTTTGTATCTTAGCTACACACTCTAAATCCATCACAATTTCAGCCATTGTGTGTGAATTGAGTTttttcattccacaaaattatctCACCCTCAAGTCAAATTGAAATTCAAATTGAATTGAAATCAAAATTACGAAATCAGGCCCACTGCATTTCGACGGCCAAGGAAGAATGAATTCAAGAATTCAATTGAATGAAATACATTGAGTGCCTTGGCTTTAGAGACAACTTATGTTGACTGAAGTTCGGAACAATGCTATAAGAAATATCAAGCATAAAACAATAATGAGTTTTAAGGGATTCACTAATTGAGGAAAAACCTCAATTCAAAATAAAccctaattgaaaaaaaaaagtaatttaaCAAAAAATTAAAAGCTCATTAAAATGGAGTAATTACTTGTTTacaatgcaatttatatagtTGAAGAACTTTGGAAAATTTTGATATAGTTTTGAGAGGAAGAGAATGATagaattttattttgttttgatgAAGGGTAACGTTGTATGGAAAAGTAATGAAAAAATGTATGCGTTTGATTAAAATCCGTATGTAAAAGAATAACACCAATTAATGTTAGCACACTATTTTCCACTTTGTAAGCTACCGAGTACAATAAAGTAGTAGCAATGAGTAGTTCTTATAGAAATAGaagaaaaattaaattaaaatgataCTATCTTTACTTTGTTAGGATACATCCAAATCACGTAATCCAAATTAAGACGGACAATAACACTGAAATATTGTCACTGAAACATCTTAATAATGTAACGGGAATAGACAATAACTCAATGGTCACTTGTCACAATTGGAACTGCACAATTTTTCATTGAATACGGATTATCGTCATTTTAAAGAGACTTCTCACAAAGAGCATGTGGGAGGACAAATAGGAGAGGGCTGTGACTCTGTGAGTAGacatggcaatgggtagggtttgggtagggtccgcctagacccggacccaAGATTTTACCTTTGGGCCGTCAGACCACCTGCTGCACTCAtggggtctaaaatttgaggacccatacccgaccctatgggtaagggtagagTCCCTGTCTCCATGGTTCGAGTTTAAACACTTTAAGAATAAGATTAACAAgatggggtctataatattaaaaaaaaattcattaacattatgagtttattaactgcgttaatggtggttgtcggtgccgcgcctattagagaggtggttgcggTCGCGTAtcggtgttgtggtggtggttttcttgtgtcagtggtggagtggtggtattgtcaaaagagtttggttgggttttatcactttatgggatgaggaagaaaagagactttagttgggtttctacatCACAAGTATGAATTCGagaaaagttgtgattttgattttttttttctttaataaagggtttaagggtcgggtatgggtctcatcaTACTTAGACCTTAACCTTACCCGAATCtcaaatattttcttaagacccatacccaacccatacccattgggtctgaaaaaatgagacccatacccgacccattaggatTCGACCCTcggggtctgggtagggtcctcGACctacccactgccatccctagctGTGAGAGTCACAAGATGaagaccgtcacaagcaagacggatTGTTGGAACTGATATCCACTAAAGATTTTACTGTCACGTCAATGGCGCAATAAAAAAGGGTAACCAATAACGATAAATTCATACTAATGTCACTCAAGTCGTGAGAGAATAAATATGGAGTAGTATAATACACATATAATTAGCTTGTATTTGAGTGTCATTAAACAAAAGTGTAGTGGCATTATCattatccaaaaaaaaaaaatgattattgTGTTATCAGTGGTGGAGCGAGGCGTAAGGCGTTACTAGAATAGTAGGGACGCTCGTCCCCGTTGGAATTTGGAagataaaatttttgaaattttatttaaaattttcgaaaattggcATTATTTGTTCTACTCGTTAAAATTTTTTGTTCCCCGAATgcaaatcctgactccaacatTGGATATTATGTATCAAATTTAAATATTtcttttataataaatatttttctTTCAAATTCagacaatactttttttttttaaatagtaGCTAAGCTGcaaattataattattcatggaCATACTCACATACCAGTCCTAAGCTCGCAGAAAAATTACGATTAGGTCGTGTTAGAATTTGAGAGGGAAGAGTTTAAAAACGACAGACTCATCATATAATAAGAACCTTTTAAAAACTTTTGAAAAATACTATTGTCAAGTGATGGCCGAAGAAACTAATTTTGAATTGAAGAGAAAAAAAGACGGAAAATGAATCTTATTGAGAATATTtaaaagaattttgattttaatACGAAGCTATAAGAACATTTTTAACAGAATGAGAAAATGACGAATTCTTATCTACTCGTACCGTCGTATGTGACAAGAGCTTAGAAAATGATTGAACAAATTAAACGAAGAAGATTTCTCCAAATAAAATTCACATAGAAATTCCATATATATCCAATAAGATTGcatgattaaaaaaaaaaaaaatgcactaTACTAGGGTATGGACGATGTAAATGTTGACAATTGGACCATTATAGGAGCAGTGGTGGAGCGGGGGCGGTAACAGAGGCGCTCGCCCTCGCTGCATTTGAAATTTTAGAAATTTTTAgtttaaattttcgaaatttgctGAAGCTATTTTATAATATTACCCCTTCGTTTTCGGTGACTTTCAATTCTGGCTCTGCCACTATATAGGagggaaaaaaaattaaaataaaaaataaaaaattgagatGTGATAAGAGCCATATGTTATAAAGCTTAAAGGATCTCCATTCATCTTAAAATGGTGGAGGACACCTTTCCACTCAATCACTCATCTATTTGACGTTTCCTTACATTAACAATAGTTAAGATCATATACAGTACATTGTAGTTTATGTGACTTATCTTGGACTGATGTACAAGTGTTGGATATGACTGGTGAGGAGACCTGTTAAATGAGTCGGACGGATTAGATTTCGGATCAGGTCAAATTACGGGTCAAGCAAAACAAATACAGGAAGTGAAGGAGCTTAATTATGTCGGAAGAGGACCTGACCCCCGCTAATTGTTCATATTTTAGTGTAAAATTGTTTTCCCGCTCCCCTTGACTCAATGGTTGTCATACACGAAGTTAGTAGTTTAAACTTTGAGCCCCTCTCCCATTTACTTTAAGATCCGTGTCACTGAATACAGGTAATTTGTATAACTTCTAACCTAAACTCTTTTATGTACACTCTGCTTCAGTTCTTGTTTATTTCAGTATTTTACGAATGATTAATTACTTGAATGAGATAACGCCGTCTTAAATAATTATTTGTGTATCAACAAAATTCAGGTAAACTTTTCTGATACAAATACTATATTGTGCGTGCCACATGCCCACATTCTTGGACTTCTTGTCCAATAATACAGCATATCATTAATCATTATAAAGATTAGTTTTAATAAATCATAATAATTGAAGCAGATAGTGTTACAGTAACAGTATATTACCTAGAACGCAAAATCTCATTTCAGACGGCCTATTTCGTCTAATGCCTTCAGATGGAATAGGCCGTCTGAAGTGTACAGTCACATAACAACAATATGATTCAGGGTTCGACTAACATAAACAGTCATATTTAAAGCCAGTAGAAGTGGAAAATAAAGGGTCAGGCATTCAAGCACTCTAGCATAATGCCAAGGCACTTGTATCATAATCCTATCATATGAAGTACTTCATACAACAACGTCTACATCAGTGAAATTGCCTACCTAGATAACTTTCTTTTTTCTCCGGCTATTTTCCAATTCACAAATTCTTGCTTGTGACTGTTACAAACTTGGGACAACTCACACCCAAATTAAAATAAGTGTCTTAAAATAACgttaaaaagaaataaaaggggcTATGAGATGTCACATGCTTGTGACAGAACTGACCGTCATAAGCATGGCTTGTTTAGAATTAGCTCCCTTGGAGTTCTAAAGTACTTCATAGAATCACACACACAAGATGAAAGTCATGAAACCATGCAATTGATTATTTCTATGTAGCAATATCCGCGGTGGCAGCGCAAGGAATCAAAGTATATGCTAATGTTACAGGAGATATTTGCTGCTGAAAGAATTTGGCAGAAAGGTCATAGAAAGTTAGAAACTCTAGTTTAACCATAAAAACAGTAGTGCTTCTATATCAGATACTCAGATAGCATGCTTTTCAGATAATAATCAATAAGTTATCATAGACAACTCATTTGATTTTTAAGTCGGCTACAGAAAAACAAATAACTAAGCCTCGAGTTTCAGAAGCAGAGAAACTCCAGTTCGTGAGGCCAAATGAGGTTCCGTTCTAAAACTAATTGTCAGCATGTGGACAAACCGATAAACCTATGGAAAAGGCGCTTTATAACTATACGCTTTCACCACATTCATCAAACGCTATCAGCAAAGGGTAGATGAATTTAAATTTGACAGTCAATAGGGAAAAACCGAGGTACATCAAACTCTACTGATAATGCTTGATGTGTGTCCTCTGCCAAAACTTTCTTGTATTTCTTATGATATACTAAAAGAAGATTTAAAGTTCAGGATAACTTAAAACAAAACCAGATAATGCTCCAACATAAACAAACCActgtgttaagtgtgtttttcgTCCACGTCCTTGATCAATAGTGAGTACCTAAGAAACAGAACTTCTTTGCTCTTATAATTTTATATTCTGCAACTTTTTATCAAATCTTAACCTATTTATAAACACCCACCAAATGAAGTAGAATCATATTAATTTCAAAACACATTTCTGTGAAGTCATCATCTCGCGGTAATAGCATGGCTGATAAAGTACATCTTGCTGTTGGAATAATGGGTACATGTCTAACATATCCTATCCCTATAGATGCATGGTATTAAATCAACGTCGTGTCTAACATATCCTATCTCCCACTGCACGCGTTTTTTGTGGCTATATAAGCCACATTCAACAACATTAGACCGCAACCACCAATACCACGACTGTAACAGAAGCCGAGATTCAATACTATGCCTATGACTAAAGACTAAAATACTAAATCAAGTAACTTTCTTCTTTTGCAGGGAATGCAGCTTCTTTGTTACTTTACGGCGCACCTGTGTATGTTCTAAACCCACCTTTGTATCTTTAAGTtttattttctctctttaataTAACTTTTAAATTTAATTTGTTCCCAGATTGACATTTGCAACCATCATAAGGAAAAAGAGCACTCAAGAGTATTCATGTGTTCCCTACATTGTTGCTCTACTGAACTGCCTCATCTATACCTGGTATGGCTTACCTATCGTAAGCTCTGGATGGGAAAATTTCCCGTTAATAACCATTAACGGCTTAGGTATCCTCCTGGAGTCCTCTTTCATCATTATCTACCTTTGGTTCGCTTCAACGAGGGGAAAGGTAAGTATATGGGGTATCTTGCTCTTTGAAACactgtaaatttttttttttttttggatgacgAGGGAGTTGAATCCCCCGGACCCATGCATTCCcacaccaccacatggaccatgtaagccacccccttcgggagctgcagtggccaagtgatcatcgccccagctggtaggtTCAAagtcgaacctgggacctctcaactcctgcatttctgcaagcccCCTAACCCCACCACAACCATGAGCCACTAGGGCGTGGTGTGATATTGTTGTTGAAAAGCTTATGACTGATGCTACATGCATGTCGGAAAATGAAAAGAGTGATTTAGAAGTTCTCATAATTACACAAACATCACGGAACATTTACAAAACTTAACTGTGCAGGTGAAGGTTGCTGCAATAACAATACCTATTATAGCAGTTTTTGGTATCACTGCGTTGATTTCCACCTTTTTGCTCCATAATCATCACCAACGGAAAGTGTGTGTTGGTAGCATAGGACTGGTAGCTTCAGTCGCGATGTATAGTTCCCCGCTTGTCGCTGTGGTAAGACTTTCATATCTTTTCTATTGAAGAGCACATTCCAAATCAACTTCCAAGTTAAAATGTTACTGTAAATATTTAACGAGATGATTAACATTTTTTTACGGAATCTTACCACAGAAACAGGTGATAGAGACGAAAAGCGTGAAATACATGCCGTTTTATCTATCATTCTTCTCATTCCTTGCAAGTTCCATCTGGATGGTTTACGGAATACTAAGCCATGATCTCTTCCTCATGGTTCGTTATTACGCAACATATGTATTCCAACAACAGTTAACAAATCTTATAAATATCATTACACTTTTTAACAACGGCCTTAATTTCGTTTGACAGTCACCTAGTTTGGTTGGATGTCCCCTGGCTATGATCCAATTGGTACTCTACTGCAAGTACAGAGATAGAGAAGTCCCGGAAGAAACGGGGAAATGGGATGTGGAGAAGAATGAAGGCGGGACTAAACAGGTGGAGCTGGTGACTGATGTCCATGTAAACACTTGAACTTAAGCTATAAAGTTCGGGTTCAGTTTCGTCTCAGGGTGTACTAAGAAAACTTTCCCAAATGTTCCGGGTAACGAAAAGTGATTCATAGTTGGCATGCCTATCAATGGTGAAAGTTCTGGTTTCCCTCACTTTCTTTAACCAGCTAAATTGCCTTATATCTCTATCATACAGACTACAGTCAGCCTAGATTTTCAGGGTTTCGGAGATAACAGCTCGAttaggcatttcatcaaacagttTATGTGCATGTCTATTTGCCCCTCGCAATCTcctcgtctcaatcatttgtttactttctaATGATTGAGACAAAGGGACATATTATTTAggaggagtattttaatcaaagataaataaataatctTATTGAGAGGAATTAGAGTATTTTATTTGGATAATGGGGTTATTTAGCAAACTAATTAGGAATTTAGTGTTCATTTCAAATTATTTAGGGCCAACGGTCTAGGTCAtcagttttaatttttttccaGATTTTATATATAAAGCCGTCACTTAAGTTGGtcattttaagttttttttttttattcaattaGTGTTGTGTTTTGTCGAGTCGTTTTCAGGTtgggtggtttcggatcgggtcatttcgggCTAGGTCTGTTCCGGGTCAACAAaattcgggtcatttcgggtcgagtgaggtcaattcgggtttcgggtcacaTTTGAGAGTTGTAGTTAGGGTCTCGGGTCACCCTTTTTGGGTCGAGTTTGTTTTGCCTAGTCTAGTTATAATCCCTATAGACTAAGTTATTCCCGCTCATCTTTCCCCCCATACGGAATATCCCTTCTAGAATATTCTTCTAATATATCAGTAGTCAAAAATATTTTAGTCAACCCATATATGAAATATTTCTACTACAATATTCTACACCATCAATAATAATATTGCCGTCAATCACTATGCCCCCATATATGGATATTTCTTATGGTTACGTTTTATATATAAAAGTAcatttacattaaattaaattcatattcaatttattaaaataatattaatacacTAAATCTCTAGAATTACCTTTATAAAAttaccgtgctatagcacgggtTGCTATACTAGTAACTTACCAAGTCAAGTCTTGCTTAAGACCGTTTTAATTTAAGATCTCTCACAACTTCCTGGAAATTAAGACtgttttaaacatgaaaattgtGTTAACTTATTGTGAAGTTACTTTCAAATGGTGTCTCCCAATAACTTAGACGATGGTCTCTAAAAGTAATGTAGCTTGTAATCGTCAAATGATCACAAATGATATTTTCCTAATGCTACGCTTTTTTGGATCGAGTAATCGACTTTGAACGGTGGTTGTAGTACCAAAATTAACTTAAACGGCCAAACTTACCGAACTTACCTAACTTACCATGTGTCATAATTATTGATAATCTTCGATTCTCATTCTTCATGCTTATAAATACCGCTAAACAAATTTCATCCGAAAATGAAacaccaaacaaaaacaaaaatggaAGACCAAACAAAATCGAAAATAAACCAAACCGACTATCAAAGTGACGAAATATTTGTCGATTATTCTCCAACGCTTCGGGT from Silene latifolia isolate original U9 population chromosome 10, ASM4854445v1, whole genome shotgun sequence encodes:
- the LOC141609423 gene encoding bidirectional sugar transporter SWEET3, giving the protein MADKVHLAVGIMGNAASLLLYGAPVLTFATIIRKKSTQEYSCVPYIVALLNCLIYTWYGLPIVSSGWENFPLITINGLGILLESSFIIIYLWFASTRGKVKVAAITIPIIAVFGITALISTFLLHNHHQRKVCVGSIGLVASVAMYSSPLVAVKQVIETKSVKYMPFYLSFFSFLASSIWMVYGILSHDLFLMSPSLVGCPLAMIQLVLYCKYRDREVPEETGKWDVEKNEGGTKQVELVTDVHVNT